Proteins co-encoded in one Medicago truncatula cultivar Jemalong A17 chromosome 8, MtrunA17r5.0-ANR, whole genome shotgun sequence genomic window:
- the LOC25502791 gene encoding disease resistance protein RPV1 has translation MAFIFPPPSFTPKIPQQIHDVFLSFRGEDTRYTFTSHLYAALTRLQIKTYIDNELERGDEISPSLLKAIDDAKLSVIIFSENYASSRWCLEELVKILECKKNNGQILVPIFYHVNPTNVRNQTGSYGLSLAEQEKRRDMHKVQTWRLALTEAANFSGWDCLGTRNESELVEQIAMDILQKLDSITSGGLERRINKYKQIAQQKLEKSLRTGNLADMEELITTLYQLAELKLEKATKSNDSSDWGDVLATYERIMQLKQDKWMRTFNAQDLEELKAARNHVLHIQREQFNSKMGFRGI, from the exons ATGGCATTCATTTTTCCTCCTCCTTCTTTTACACCCAAGATTCCTCAACAAATCCACGACGTTTTCCTCAGCTTCAGAGGCGAGGACACTCGCTATACTTTCACAAGCCACCTTTACGCCGCGTTAACCAGACTTCAAATCAAAACTTACATCGACAATGAGCTCGAAAGAGGTGATGAAATATCACCTTCACTTCTCAAGGCAATCGATGATGCAAAATTATCCGTAATTATCTTTTCGGAAAATTATGCTTCTTCTAGATGGTGTTTGGAGGAGCTTGTGAAAATCTTGGAATGTAAGAAAAATAATGGGCAAATTTTAGTTCCTATTTTCTACCATGTTAACCCAACAAATGTAAGGAATCAAACGGGTAGCTATGGGCTTTCTTTGGCAGAGCAAGAAAAACGTAGGGACATGCATAAGGTTCAAACATGGCGGCTAGCTTTGACAGAAGCTGCCAATTTCTCTGGCTGGGATTGCTTGGGCACAAG GAACGAGTCTGAGCTAGTAGAACAAATTGCAATGGACATATTACAAAAGCTAGACTCTATAACAAGTGGAGGATTAGAAAGACGAATCAACAAATACAAGCAAATTGCACAACAAAAACTTGAGAAATCCCTTAGAACAGGTAATCTTGCAGACATGGAAGAATTGATCACAACATTGTACCAACTTGCTGAACTAAAATTGGAGAAAGCCACAAAATCAAATGACTCAAGTGATTGGGGTGATGTTTTGGCTACATACGAACGTATCATGCAACTTAAACAAGACAAGTGGATGCGTACGTTTAATGCACAAGATTTGGAGGAATTAAAGGCTGCAAGGAACCATGTATTGCATATTCAGAGGGAGCAATTCAATAGTAAGATGGGTTTCCGTGGTATATAG
- the LOC25502792 gene encoding mitochondrial outer membrane protein porin of 36 kDa codes for MVKGPGLYSDIGKRARDLLFKDYQNDHKFTITTQTLAGVEITSAGVRKGEAFLADVSTKVKNKNVTTDIKVDTNSNLRTTITVDETVPGLKTIFSFIYPEQKSGKVELQYLHDYAGISTSIGLTATPTVNISAVLGNNLVSVGSDVSFETSSGSLNKCNFGLNVTHADLIASLTVNDRGDSLNASYYHVVSPLTNTAVGAELSHSFSSNENVLTIGTQHALDPVTLLKAKVNNYGKASALIQHDWSRQARFSLVGEVDTAAIQKTAKVGLACALKP; via the exons ATGGTGAAGGGTCCTGGTCTTTACTCCGATATCGGAAAGAGAGCACGAG ATCTTCTTTTCAAAGATTATCAGAATGATCACAAGTTCACAATCACAACTCAAACTTTAGCTGGAgtg GAAATTACTTCAGCTGGAGTCAGGAAAGGTGAGGCATTTTTGGCTGATGTGAGTACCAAGGTGAAGAACAAGAACGTCACTACTGATATCAAAGTGGACACTAACTCAAAT CTGCGCACAACCATTACTGTGGATGAAACAGTGCCTGGACTCAAGACTATTTTTAGCTTCATTTATCCAGAGCAAAAATCTGGCAAG GTGGAACTACAGTACCTTCATGATTATGCTGGGATCAGTACAAGTATTGGGTTGACAGCAACTCCCACTGTTAACATCTCTGCTGTGCTTGGAAATAATTTGGTTTCTGTTGGATCAGATGTTTCCTTTGAGACTTCTTCTGGCTCCTTGAACAAGTGCAATTTTGGGTTGAATGTTACTCATGCTGACCTTATTGCTTCTCTGACTGT CAATGATAGAGGTGATTCCCTCAATGCCTCGTATTACCATGTTGTGAGCCCACTGACAAACACTGCTGTTGGGGCGGAGCTTTCACACTCCTTTTCCAGCAATGAGAATGTACTAACCATTGGCACACAACATGCTCTTGACCCAGTAACCTTGTTGAAAGCTAAGGTGAACAATTATGGTAAGGCAAGTGCTCTGATCCAGCATGACTGGAGCCGACAAGCACGTTTCTCTCTTGTTGGGGAAGTTGATACTGCTGCCATTCAGAAGACTGCAAAGGTTGGTCTTGCTTGTGCCTTGAAGCCTTAG
- the LOC25502793 gene encoding hypersensitive-induced response protein 1 yields MGLALGCLQVEQSTVAIREVFGKYEDVLEPGCHCVPWFMGRQIAGYLSLRVQQLDVRCETKTKDNVFVTVVASVQYRALAEKAVDAFYRLTNTREQIQAYVFDVIRATVPKMGLDSSFEQKNEIAKAVEEELEKAMSAYGYEIVQTLIVDIEPDEHVKKAMNEINAAARFRMAASEKAEAEKILHIKRAEGDAESKYLAGLGIARQRQAIVDGLRDSVLAFAENVPGTSSKDVMDMVLVTQYFDTLKEIGASSKSNSVFVPHGPGVVKDISSQVRDGLLHGNVARP; encoded by the exons ATGGGACTAGCTCTAGGTTGTCTTCAAGTGGAACAATCAACAGTAGCAATCCGAGAAGTTTTTGGGAAATATGAGGATGTACTTGAACCTGGTTGCCACTGTGTGCCCTGGTTCATGGGCAGACAAATAGCTGGTTACCTTTCTTTGCGTGTGCAACAACTAGATGTTCGCTGTGAAACCAAGACAAAG GACAATGTTTTTGTGACTGTGGTTGCATCTGTTCAATATCGAGCACTGGCAGAAAAGGCGGTGGATGCTTTTTACAGACTTACCAATACGAGAGAACAGATCCAAGCCTATGTCTTTGATG TTATCCGGGCAACTGTTCCAAAAATGGGACTAGATTCTTCTTTTGAACAGAAGAATGAAATTGCAAAAGCTGTTGAGGAAGAACTTGAAAAG GCCATGTCAGCTTATGGATATGAGATAGTTCAGACTCTCATTGTGGATATTGAACCAGATGAGCATGTGAAGAAAGCCATGAATGAGATAAATGCTG CTGCAAGATTTAGGATGGCTGCAAGTGAGAAAGCTGAAGCAGAGAAGATTCTGCACATAAAAAGGGCAGAGGGAGATGCAGAATCAAAGTATCTAGCAGGGCTTGGAATAGCTCGTCAGCGTCAAGCCATAGTTGACGGGCTTAGGGACAGTGTTCTAGCATTTGCAGAGAATGTCCCCGGGACATCATCAAAGGATGTCATGGACATGGTTCTTGTGACCCAATACTTTGACACATTGAAGGAGATTGGCGCATCCTCAAAGTCCAATTCTGTTTTTGTTCCACACGGACCAGGTGTTGTAAAAGATATTTCTTCACAAGTCAGAGATGGTCTTCTCCATGGGAATGTCGCTCGGCCTTGA
- the LOC112417389 gene encoding uncharacterized protein: MGKWWRRMLVEKEELWYRVLKARYGEEGGRLKEGDSHCSVWWRSMNRIHDGVGEGVGHWFDNNVRRVVGNGRGTSFWHDIWVGEIPLKFKFLCLFELSVDKECSVEVMRTGLRAVVGRERLWRRRLLAWEEESVRECLVLFHNIVLQENVEDTLRWLLDPIHGYSVRGAYRFLTTSVDRFPLVSGLALARYIFCLTC, translated from the exons atgGGTAAATGGTGGCGGAGGATGTTGGTGGAAAAGGAGGAATTGTGGTACCGTGTACTTAAAGCTCGGTACGGTGAGGAGGGGGGTCGTTTGAAAGAGGGAGATAGTCATTGCTCGGTTTGGTGGCGGTCTATGAATAGGATTCATGATGGGGTGGGTGAGGGAGTTGGTCACTGGTTTGATAATAATGTTCGTAGGGTTGTTGGAAATGGTAGGGGTACCTCTTTTTGGCATGACATTTGGGTTGGGGAAATCCCTTTGAAGTTTAAATTTCTCTGCCTTTTTGAGTTGTCTGTTGATAAGGAGTGTTCGGTGGAGGTGATGAGGACAGGATTAAGGGCGGTTGTTGGGAGGGAGAGGTTATGGCGTCGTCGTTTAttggcgtgggaggaggagagtgtgaGGGAGTGTCTTGTGTTATTTCATAACATTGTTTTACAGGAAAACGTCGAAGATACTTTGAGGTGGCTGCTAGACCCTATTCATGGCTATTCGGTAAGGGGGGCATACCGCTTCCTTACTACCTCGGTTGACAG GTTCCCTTTGGTCTCTGGTTTGGCTTTGGCTAGGTATATCTTTTGTCTCACCTGTTGA